A single Chlamydiota bacterium DNA region contains:
- the rpmJ gene encoding 50S ribosomal protein L36, with translation MKVRASVKRICAKCKIVRRKRRIYVVCSEPRHKQRQG, from the coding sequence ATGAAAGTTCGGGCTTCTGTTAAGAGAATTTGTGCAAAATGCAAAATTGTTCGGCGTAAACGCAGGATTTATGTGGTGTGCTCTGAACCCAGGCATAAGCAAAGACAAGGATGA
- the rpsG gene encoding 30S ribosomal protein S7 has protein sequence MRRRQATKRKQEPDIRFSSTVVSRFISTLLKCGKKSLAERIFYNAVEKSAQKLGKAPMEVLDQALGNAKPYLETKSRRVGGATYQVPVEVSGDRQVSLAVRWLVQYASERKGIPMEDALVQEIVDAFNNTGAAIKKRDDTHKMAESNRAFAHYRW, from the coding sequence ATGAGAAGAAGACAAGCAACGAAACGAAAGCAAGAACCAGATATTCGATTTTCTAGCACAGTGGTATCGAGATTTATTAGCACTCTTTTAAAGTGTGGGAAAAAAAGTTTAGCGGAAAGAATTTTTTATAATGCAGTTGAAAAGTCAGCTCAAAAATTAGGAAAAGCACCCATGGAGGTTTTAGATCAAGCCCTTGGGAATGCGAAACCTTATTTAGAAACAAAGTCAAGACGAGTGGGCGGGGCTACTTATCAGGTGCCGGTCGAGGTGAGTGGAGATCGCCAAGTTTCTTTGGCTGTTCGCTGGTTAGTTCAATATGCGAGTGAACGAAAAGGAATTCCCATGGAAGATGCCCTTGTTCAAGAAATTGTTGATGCCTTTAACAATACGGGTGCAGCGATTAAAAAGAGGGATGATACTCATAAAATGGCTGAGTCCAACCGCGCATTCGCTCATTATCGATGGTAA
- the rpoB gene encoding DNA-directed RNA polymerase subunit beta — MLTKNKEGLGESQNSELYKTLDLPNLIQIQTRSYKDFLQEEILPEERENVGLHSVFSEVFPIKSYDENISLEYVSYSLGVPKYEIIECQRRGLTYSAPLNVTFRLREGDTVKEETVYMGNIPLMTETGTFIINGAERVIVSQLHRSPGVFFEQEVHPGGMTLFSARVIPYRGIWIEAEFDINDLIHVYMDRQRRRRKILATAFLRALGYSSDAEILALFYEVEEIQVDKKLDISGLKNRILAAPVMEVDTGAVIEKAGRKVSKALLDKMDVVGLKKISLLQNASEEDPIIKMLLRDATDSTDAALKEIYRRLRPGDPPTVSNARALMKRLFFDPKRYDLGKVGRFKLNQRLGLPLTKEELETVILRKEDVVEALKYVLNLRKGKGYTDDIDHLGNRRVRSVGELLVNQCRIGLARMERVIKERMNLFDVESESLTPHKLLNPKGLSGVIRDFFGRSQLSQFLDQTNPLAELTHKRRLSALGPGGLNRERAGFEVRDVHTSHYGRICPIETPEGPNIGLISSLSTYAKISEYGFVETPYRKVVKGRVTDEIVHLTGDQEEGHVIVQANARVDKNGSFLDDVVQVRINGEFQKIEPSKVEYMDVAPLQLVSVAAGLIPFLEHDDANRALMGSNMQRQAVPLLFTQVPLVGTGLEYRAAKDSGVVVVSKNSGEVSFSDADQIVVGDVVYPLRKFMRSNAGTTINQRPLVSEGDKVKKGQVIADGMATQGGELALGRNVLVAFMPWEGYNFEDAILISQRLVKEDAYTSIHIEEFELGARDTKLGKEEITRDIPNVGEEALKNLAEDGIVRIGAEVKPGDILVGKITPKSETELSPEERLLRAIFGEKAADVRDASLTVPSGIEGMVIDVKVFSRKEKTLGDEEQAEERAKVRKLNDDYRKKSADFKKNAFAKIRDILLNAKLQVDVVNSETGEVLISRGSKVTKGMVDKLEALEYESIEMEKCVERDRLKMVLWEYHHNLEALQTVHSMEVEKLKKGDELEPGVIKKVKVYVATKRKLSVGDKMAGRHGNKGVIAKVLPEEDMPFLADGTVVDMVLNPLGVPSRMNVGQVMETHMGWVAKMLGTRFFSPVFSGIKTEEIRELLKKAHTSEIGKFRLFDGRTGETFDQEVVVGYIYMLKLAHLAADKIHARAIGPYSLVTQQPLGGKAQFGGQRFGEMEVWALEAYGAAYTLQEILTVKSDDVLGRTRMYESIVKGQNILEAGTPESFNVLVKEIQGLALDIRAEKES; from the coding sequence ATGCTGACCAAAAATAAGGAAGGGTTGGGAGAGTCTCAAAATTCAGAACTCTATAAGACGCTCGATCTGCCCAATTTAATACAGATTCAAACCCGTTCCTATAAAGATTTTCTTCAGGAGGAGATTTTGCCTGAGGAAAGAGAGAATGTAGGCCTTCATTCTGTTTTCAGTGAAGTATTTCCAATCAAGAGCTATGACGAAAATATTTCTTTGGAGTATGTCAGTTATTCCCTGGGCGTTCCTAAGTACGAAATTATTGAGTGTCAAAGACGGGGTTTGACTTATTCAGCGCCTCTCAATGTCACTTTCCGCTTGAGAGAAGGGGATACCGTAAAAGAAGAAACCGTCTACATGGGGAATATTCCTCTGATGACAGAAACCGGCACCTTTATTATTAACGGGGCTGAACGTGTTATTGTCAGTCAGCTTCATCGTTCTCCCGGCGTATTCTTTGAGCAAGAAGTTCATCCCGGAGGCATGACTCTTTTTTCGGCTCGGGTCATCCCCTATCGTGGAATTTGGATTGAAGCAGAATTTGACATTAATGACCTGATTCACGTTTATATGGATCGCCAAAGACGTCGTCGCAAGATTCTTGCAACGGCTTTTTTAAGGGCGTTAGGGTATTCCTCAGATGCAGAAATTTTAGCCCTCTTCTATGAAGTCGAAGAGATTCAGGTTGATAAAAAATTAGATATTTCGGGTTTAAAAAATAGGATTTTAGCGGCACCGGTAATGGAGGTAGATACGGGTGCGGTGATCGAGAAGGCCGGCCGTAAAGTTTCAAAAGCCCTTTTAGATAAAATGGATGTGGTGGGTCTTAAAAAGATCTCTCTTCTTCAAAATGCAAGTGAAGAGGATCCGATCATTAAGATGCTTTTAAGGGATGCAACAGACTCGACTGATGCGGCCTTAAAAGAAATTTATCGTCGGTTACGCCCTGGGGATCCTCCGACGGTTTCCAACGCTCGTGCTCTTATGAAACGACTCTTTTTTGATCCCAAGCGATACGATTTGGGAAAAGTGGGTCGCTTTAAATTGAATCAGAGATTGGGTCTTCCTTTAACTAAAGAGGAATTAGAAACGGTTATTTTAAGGAAGGAAGATGTTGTTGAAGCTTTGAAGTATGTTTTGAATTTACGTAAGGGTAAAGGATATACCGATGATATTGATCATTTGGGAAATCGGCGTGTCCGTTCAGTGGGAGAACTTTTAGTCAATCAGTGCCGCATTGGTCTTGCACGGATGGAACGAGTGATTAAGGAACGCATGAATCTTTTTGATGTGGAATCCGAGTCTTTAACTCCACATAAGCTTTTAAATCCTAAAGGCCTCTCAGGTGTGATTCGAGATTTCTTTGGAAGAAGTCAATTATCTCAATTCCTAGATCAGACAAATCCTTTGGCTGAGCTGACTCATAAAAGAAGGCTTTCCGCCCTTGGACCTGGAGGTTTAAATCGTGAGAGAGCAGGGTTTGAGGTTCGAGATGTGCATACCAGTCATTATGGAAGAATCTGCCCGATTGAAACACCTGAAGGACCTAACATTGGCTTAATCTCTTCTTTATCAACTTATGCCAAGATCAGTGAATATGGTTTTGTAGAGACGCCTTATCGAAAGGTGGTTAAGGGACGGGTTACCGATGAAATTGTGCATTTGACGGGAGATCAGGAAGAAGGTCACGTGATTGTTCAGGCTAACGCCCGAGTCGACAAAAATGGGAGTTTTCTCGATGATGTCGTTCAGGTCCGTATTAATGGTGAGTTTCAGAAAATAGAGCCCAGCAAGGTTGAATATATGGATGTGGCCCCTCTTCAATTGGTGAGTGTGGCTGCAGGATTGATTCCCTTTCTTGAGCATGATGATGCTAATCGTGCGCTGATGGGTTCAAACATGCAAAGGCAAGCGGTTCCTTTATTATTTACACAGGTCCCGCTTGTTGGAACCGGTCTTGAGTATCGTGCGGCGAAGGATTCAGGCGTCGTCGTTGTTTCAAAAAATTCGGGTGAGGTAAGTTTCTCGGATGCAGATCAGATTGTGGTTGGCGATGTGGTTTATCCCTTAAGGAAGTTCATGAGGTCCAATGCGGGAACGACCATTAATCAAAGACCCTTGGTTAGTGAAGGAGACAAGGTTAAAAAAGGTCAAGTGATTGCGGATGGAATGGCTACTCAAGGAGGAGAGCTTGCTTTAGGAAGAAATGTGTTGGTGGCCTTTATGCCTTGGGAGGGATACAACTTTGAAGATGCGATTTTGATTAGTCAGCGTCTTGTGAAGGAAGATGCCTATACCTCAATTCATATCGAAGAGTTTGAATTGGGAGCTCGTGATACTAAATTAGGAAAAGAAGAAATCACTCGTGATATTCCCAATGTGGGGGAAGAGGCGCTTAAAAATTTAGCCGAAGATGGGATTGTTCGTATTGGGGCTGAAGTAAAGCCTGGTGATATTCTTGTTGGGAAAATCACTCCAAAAAGTGAAACGGAGCTTTCTCCTGAGGAACGCCTTTTAAGGGCTATTTTTGGTGAGAAGGCTGCAGATGTACGTGATGCTTCTTTAACGGTTCCTAGTGGTATTGAAGGAATGGTGATTGATGTAAAAGTATTTTCACGTAAAGAGAAAACGCTTGGGGATGAGGAACAGGCTGAAGAACGGGCTAAGGTTCGAAAGTTGAATGATGATTATCGTAAGAAATCTGCAGATTTTAAGAAAAATGCTTTTGCTAAAATTCGAGATATTTTGCTGAACGCCAAATTGCAAGTGGATGTTGTGAATTCTGAAACAGGCGAAGTTCTTATTTCTCGAGGGAGTAAAGTGACGAAGGGAATGGTCGATAAGCTAGAGGCATTAGAATATGAATCCATTGAAATGGAAAAGTGCGTGGAGCGAGATCGCCTGAAGATGGTTCTTTGGGAATATCATCATAATTTAGAAGCCCTTCAGACGGTTCATAGCATGGAAGTTGAAAAGTTGAAGAAGGGGGACGAGCTTGAGCCTGGAGTGATTAAAAAGGTTAAGGTTTATGTTGCCACCAAACGAAAACTATCGGTTGGAGATAAAATGGCGGGACGGCATGGCAATAAAGGTGTGATTGCAAAAGTGCTCCCAGAGGAAGACATGCCTTTCTTGGCGGATGGAACCGTGGTGGATATGGTTCTGAATCCACTCGGAGTTCCTTCTAGAATGAATGTCGGACAGGTGATGGAGACCCATATGGGTTGGGTTGCCAAGATGTTAGGGACTCGATTTTTTTCTCCTGTTTTTAGTGGAATTAAAACGGAGGAAATTCGAGAGCTTTTGAAGAAGGCCCATACCTCAGAAATTGGAAAGTTTAGACTTTTCGATGGGCGTACAGGTGAGACCTTCGATCAAGAGGTCGTTGTAGGTTACATCTATATGCTGAAACTTGCTCATTTGGCAGCCGACAAAATTCATGCCCGAGCGATTGGGCCTTATTCATTGGTGACTCAACAGCCATTAGGAGGAAAGGCTCAATTTGGAGGACAGAGATTTGGTGAAATGGAGGTTTGGGCTTTAGAAGCTTATGGGGCGGCCTATACTCTGCAGGAAATTCTTACGGTGAAGTCGGATGATGTGTTGGGTAGAACCCGAATGTACGAATCCATTGTGAAGGGACAAAATATTTTGGAGGCGGGGACGCCTGAATCCTTTAATGTGTTGGTCAAAGAAATTCAGGGTCTTGCTTTAGATATCAGGGCTGAGAAGGAATCATAA
- a CDS encoding 30S ribosomal protein S12, translating into MPTINQLVRSGRKKPVYRSKSPALTGSPQRRGVCLVVKTMTPKKPNSALRKIARVRLSNGEEVTAYIPGIGHNLQEHSIVLVRGGRVKDLPGVRYHIVRGTLDAQGVANRMQARSKYGAKVPKESAKKV; encoded by the coding sequence ATGCCAACGATTAATCAATTAGTCAGGTCTGGTCGTAAAAAGCCTGTTTATCGAAGTAAGAGTCCTGCTCTTACGGGATCTCCTCAAAGAAGGGGAGTTTGTTTAGTGGTTAAAACAATGACCCCTAAAAAACCTAATTCTGCTTTGAGAAAGATTGCGCGTGTTCGGCTTTCCAACGGAGAAGAAGTCACAGCCTATATTCCTGGGATTGGTCATAATCTTCAGGAGCATTCAATTGTATTGGTCCGTGGAGGACGTGTAAAGGACTTGCCAGGGGTTCGATACCATATTGTTCGAGGAACACTCGATGCACAAGGAGTTGCCAACCGAATGCAAGCACGAAGTAAATATGGAGCAAAAGTACCTAAGGAATCTGCAAAGAAAGTGTGA
- the rpoC gene encoding DNA-directed RNA polymerase subunit beta' encodes MSEIDTDKKLSTGFQEGPLFSKISICLASSETIKSWSKGEVKNPETINYRTFKPEKGGLFCERIFGPTKDWECSCGKYKRIKHKGVVCDRCGVEVTQARVRRERMGHIELAASVAHIWFFKAMPSRIGNILGLPTRSLERVLYYEDYVVTDPGTTPLELQQLLTENEFRQAQESYGKAFTAKMGAEGIKELLKKVDLAKLATELRTGLQKTKSQQAKKKFSKRLKIVEGFRKSKNGPESMVLDVVPVIPPDLRPLVPLEGGRFATSDLNDLYRRVINRNNRLKTILQLKTPDVIIRNEKRMLQEAVDALFDNGRHGRPVLGSGNRPLKSLADMLKGKQGRFRQNLLGKRVDYSGRAVIVVGPELKLHQCGLPKKMALELFEPFIIRRLKEMGHVHTIRSAKKMIEAGAPEVWDILESVIKEHPVLLNRAPTLHRLGIQAFEPQLVEGEAIRIHPLVCTAFNADFDGDQMAVHVPLSIESQLEAKVLMLSTNNVFSPSNGKPILTPTQDIILGCYYLTKKPYSQLPIARFYSDMEEVLLSYEEGIVKVHDSIKVRVNKKMIETTVGRVIFNDSLPQEMWFINDEVNKKALSKIIIECYKRVGHQRTVDVLDKIKQLGFHEATRAGISISMEDMVIPEEKGVIIQSAQKEVEKVEKQYRAGSITEGERYNKIVDIWTHATDSIAEALFKGLEDNRGHKGLNPLFIMVDSGSRGSKQQIRQLSGMRGLMAKPSGEIIESPIISNFKEGLSVLEYFISTHGARKGLADTALKTADSGYLTRRLVDVSQDVIVTEIDCRTLNGIEATPIFEGDEEVVTLRERIVGRVSLDDVVNPVTKEIVLKADEEITEKAADGVEKLGYEKIRIRSVLTCESLQGVCAKCYGRNLATGKIVAIGVAAGIIAAQSIGEPGTQLTMRTFHIGGTASQTFKQPQIIAKNDGMIRYNDAKVVLNKEGNHVVLNKTGTISIHNEEGRELEKHTLVAGAIVSVPPEGKVKKGEIFVRWDPYNVPILTEQSGFVKFHDIIEGSSMRKELDQSTGLVGTVIIEHKQDLHPQIIITDKEGKEIYGYYSIPAGAHVVVNEGDYVEGGSLLAKTPRKISKTKDITGGLPRVAELFEARKPKDAADIAKIDGMVEFRGTFKGKRLLIVKDELTGIEEEHLIPHKKHLTVYKGDRVKKGQQLTEGPIVPQEILQVCGPKELQEYLVNQIQEVYRLQGVEINDKHIEIIIRQMLRKVIITDPGDSEFLYNEQVDKIRFRQENERVIKEGGKPAEASPLLLGITKASLSTESFISAASFQETTRVLTEAASDGKIDYLRGFKENVIMGHLIPGGTGCETYQGVKISKSKPEISTAEVEEEVHKS; translated from the coding sequence ATGTCAGAAATAGATACGGATAAAAAATTGTCAACGGGTTTTCAAGAAGGCCCGCTTTTTAGCAAAATCTCGATTTGTCTTGCATCGTCTGAAACCATTAAATCATGGTCCAAGGGAGAAGTGAAAAATCCTGAGACCATCAACTATCGGACCTTTAAACCTGAAAAAGGTGGGCTTTTTTGTGAGCGCATTTTTGGTCCCACGAAGGATTGGGAATGCAGCTGCGGTAAATATAAAAGAATTAAACATAAAGGTGTGGTCTGCGATCGTTGCGGCGTTGAAGTTACTCAAGCTCGGGTTCGCCGTGAAAGAATGGGGCATATTGAACTGGCAGCATCAGTGGCTCATATTTGGTTTTTTAAGGCGATGCCGAGCCGAATTGGAAATATTTTAGGTCTTCCGACTCGATCTTTGGAAAGGGTTTTATATTATGAGGATTATGTTGTCACAGATCCGGGGACGACGCCTCTAGAGTTACAGCAACTCTTGACAGAGAATGAATTTAGACAGGCTCAAGAAAGTTATGGAAAGGCTTTTACTGCAAAGATGGGGGCAGAAGGCATTAAAGAGCTTTTAAAGAAAGTTGATTTGGCAAAGCTTGCAACCGAGCTCAGAACAGGCCTTCAAAAGACAAAAAGTCAGCAGGCTAAAAAGAAGTTTAGTAAGCGTCTCAAAATTGTTGAGGGTTTTAGAAAATCTAAAAATGGTCCGGAGTCCATGGTGTTGGATGTGGTCCCGGTCATCCCTCCTGATTTAAGACCCTTGGTCCCCTTAGAGGGCGGCCGTTTTGCTACCTCTGATTTAAATGATCTGTATCGCAGGGTGATTAATCGAAATAATCGTTTAAAAACGATTCTTCAGTTAAAAACACCTGACGTGATTATCAGAAATGAAAAACGCATGCTTCAGGAAGCCGTTGATGCCCTTTTTGATAATGGACGGCATGGTCGTCCTGTTTTGGGGTCTGGAAATCGGCCTTTGAAGTCTCTGGCGGATATGTTGAAAGGGAAACAAGGACGATTCAGACAAAATCTTTTGGGTAAACGTGTTGATTATTCTGGAAGAGCCGTGATTGTGGTCGGTCCAGAATTAAAATTGCATCAGTGTGGACTTCCTAAAAAGATGGCCCTGGAGCTTTTTGAACCCTTCATTATTCGGCGTTTGAAGGAAATGGGACATGTTCATACCATTCGCAGTGCGAAAAAGATGATTGAGGCAGGCGCTCCTGAGGTTTGGGATATTTTGGAAAGTGTTATCAAAGAACATCCGGTTCTTTTAAATCGTGCTCCCACGCTACATCGTTTGGGTATTCAAGCGTTTGAGCCTCAGTTAGTAGAAGGGGAAGCGATTAGAATTCATCCTCTGGTCTGTACGGCTTTTAATGCAGACTTTGATGGAGACCAGATGGCGGTTCATGTTCCTCTTTCAATTGAGTCGCAGTTAGAGGCAAAGGTCTTGATGTTGTCGACCAACAATGTTTTTTCTCCTTCGAATGGAAAACCTATTCTAACGCCCACTCAGGATATTATTTTGGGTTGTTATTATTTGACAAAAAAACCTTACAGTCAGCTCCCCATAGCACGTTTCTATTCAGATATGGAAGAGGTTTTGCTTTCTTATGAAGAGGGTATTGTAAAGGTTCATGACAGTATTAAGGTGCGAGTGAATAAAAAGATGATTGAGACCACGGTGGGTCGTGTCATTTTTAATGACTCTCTTCCTCAAGAAATGTGGTTTATTAATGATGAGGTTAATAAAAAAGCCCTCTCCAAGATTATTATTGAATGCTACAAAAGGGTGGGTCACCAGCGTACGGTGGACGTTCTGGATAAAATTAAGCAATTGGGTTTTCATGAGGCCACTCGAGCCGGTATTTCTATTTCTATGGAGGATATGGTTATTCCTGAAGAGAAAGGTGTCATCATTCAATCCGCTCAGAAGGAAGTCGAAAAAGTCGAGAAACAGTATCGGGCGGGATCCATTACAGAAGGTGAGCGATATAACAAAATTGTGGATATTTGGACGCATGCCACGGACAGTATCGCTGAGGCCTTGTTTAAAGGCTTAGAAGACAATCGTGGGCATAAAGGACTCAACCCTCTTTTTATCATGGTTGACTCTGGATCTCGTGGATCTAAACAGCAGATTCGTCAGCTGTCAGGAATGCGTGGATTGATGGCCAAGCCTTCCGGAGAAATTATTGAGAGTCCGATTATTTCGAATTTTAAAGAGGGTTTGAGTGTGCTTGAATATTTTATCTCAACCCATGGCGCTCGAAAAGGATTGGCGGATACCGCTCTTAAAACGGCCGATTCAGGATATTTAACGCGTCGTCTGGTCGATGTTTCTCAGGATGTGATTGTGACAGAAATTGATTGTAGAACTTTAAATGGGATCGAGGCCACGCCTATTTTTGAAGGGGATGAAGAAGTGGTGACTCTTCGTGAAAGAATTGTGGGTCGAGTCTCATTGGATGATGTTGTTAATCCTGTGACGAAGGAAATTGTTTTAAAAGCGGATGAAGAAATTACTGAAAAAGCCGCCGATGGAGTTGAAAAGCTGGGTTATGAAAAAATTCGTATCCGCTCCGTGCTCACTTGTGAATCTCTTCAGGGGGTATGCGCAAAATGCTATGGTCGAAATTTAGCGACAGGAAAGATTGTTGCCATTGGCGTTGCGGCAGGAATTATTGCTGCGCAATCGATTGGTGAACCTGGAACTCAGCTGACCATGAGAACCTTTCACATTGGAGGGACCGCGAGTCAGACTTTTAAACAACCCCAGATTATTGCTAAAAATGACGGTATGATTCGTTACAATGACGCAAAAGTCGTTTTGAATAAGGAAGGCAATCATGTTGTTTTGAATAAGACAGGAACGATTTCTATTCACAATGAAGAGGGTCGCGAATTAGAAAAGCATACTTTAGTAGCTGGCGCCATCGTCAGCGTTCCTCCTGAAGGAAAAGTCAAAAAAGGTGAGATTTTTGTCCGGTGGGATCCTTATAATGTTCCCATTCTGACCGAGCAATCAGGTTTTGTTAAATTTCATGATATTATCGAAGGTTCCAGTATGAGAAAAGAGCTCGATCAGTCGACGGGCCTTGTGGGAACCGTTATTATCGAGCATAAACAAGACCTCCATCCACAAATTATTATTACGGATAAAGAAGGTAAAGAGATTTACGGGTATTATTCCATTCCGGCTGGAGCGCATGTGGTTGTCAATGAAGGGGATTATGTCGAAGGGGGAAGCCTTTTGGCAAAGACGCCCAGAAAGATTTCAAAGACCAAAGATATTACAGGAGGACTTCCTCGAGTTGCGGAACTCTTTGAAGCTCGGAAGCCGAAGGATGCGGCCGATATTGCTAAAATTGATGGAATGGTTGAATTTCGAGGAACCTTTAAAGGGAAAAGGCTCTTGATTGTTAAAGACGAGCTTACGGGAATCGAAGAAGAGCATTTAATTCCTCATAAGAAGCATCTTACGGTTTATAAAGGAGATCGGGTTAAGAAAGGGCAGCAGTTGACAGAAGGACCGATTGTTCCTCAAGAGATTTTACAGGTTTGCGGACCCAAAGAGCTTCAGGAATATTTGGTGAATCAAATTCAAGAAGTTTATCGTCTTCAGGGAGTTGAAATCAATGATAAGCATATTGAAATTATTATTCGCCAGATGCTGAGGAAGGTGATCATTACGGATCCGGGGGATTCAGAGTTTCTTTATAATGAACAGGTGGATAAAATTCGTTTTCGACAAGAGAATGAACGGGTGATTAAGGAGGGTGGAAAACCTGCAGAGGCTTCTCCGCTCTTACTTGGAATCACCAAGGCGTCTTTGAGTACAGAAAGCTTTATCTCCGCAGCTTCCTTCCAGGAAACAACGCGTGTTTTGACAGAAGCCGCTTCAGATGGAAAGATTGATTACTTAAGAGGTTTCAAGGAAAATGTGATTATGGGGCATTTAATTCCTGGGGGTACGGGCTGTGAAACCTATCAAGGAGTTAAGATCTCTAAATCAAAGCCTGAAATATCAACAGCTGAAGTAGAAGAAGAGGTCCATAAGTCCTAA